A segment of the Marmota flaviventris isolate mMarFla1 chromosome 2, mMarFla1.hap1, whole genome shotgun sequence genome:
AGAGTGATCTGCCtggaatatctatttttatttttcatagaattaTCTTAttgaactttgatttttttgatatgcAATTGGATCTAATAAAATTGCTCAGTGAAATTCTTATTTACATTATGCATTACTTGAAGTCATTGTTCACCATGTTATACTGTGATCCTCCTTAGAAATACATACAGGTGAAATTTCCTTTAAAGTGTCATAACAAGATATGAATATTCTTCTGTGCTACTAGTTTAAATTATGATGCTCGTGAATCAAGTTACCCTGGTAAACAGAAAAATCTATGGATATCTTTCAGGAGGCTTATTAAACACAAcctagtttcattttattttctcttgtccTATTTTTCACCTTGGTATTTCAAAAAATTCTGTTGTGTTTATTTGGGTACGccatcataaatatttttcagggTATAAAAAATGTATGAATGGGTGGATTGATGAATGTGTATATTCTTTATGTAgagtttttcatctttttaaaaacatacttctGGAAGGATCATTAATTCTGTCTTAAAATCTTCTAGAGAATTTGAGCCTACAAACACAGATTTTGTGTATTttagaacataaaagaaaaatatatattgtagtGATGCCATTGAAAGGCATTAGTGCTAATAGTGGTGACATGGTGGGAGAAGCAGAATGTCAAAATTCTCTACAGGACTACATACAATAGGGTATTCTTACAAATACAGTCTTTCTTACATGGGTAGCAAATGTGTCTATTCCAGAAAACAACAGAACacctttttttccctaatttttattttctgttcttcttaAGCTGTCTGGTGTAGCAGAAAGATCACCATCTGTGAAGTCAGACATAGCTAATGTCCAAGAGAGTGGATGTTGGATCTGCCACAGAACCTAGGGCCATGACCATCACATAGtatgtactcaataaatgtttgttgaataaggAAATGAATCGATAAATGAACCTACTTAGATTTGAAACCTGTCTTTACTTAGGTGCTCTGTgagctagaagaaaatatttaacttttctgaaCTGTAGTGTACTTATAagtaaaatatagataataataaaacatatctATATCGTTTAAGAGGGTTGAGAACTAAATTAAGTAAGTCACCTAACACATGGTAGGTATTCGATACACATCAATCTTTTATGTGTTTCTACTTTGCAATTCAACTTACCACTTTACAAGTTTGATCATCCCAGAGAACAGGAATAATACGAAAATCCACAAACCACCTAGAAACAGTTGCTGCTATCCAGAGATGAAGGTATAATGAATGGAGAGCTAAAACCCTAGTTTAAGAGAATTGGTAATTGCAGGGCAGGAAGCAGTAATGGAAATAGTGCAATCTACATTAAGGAAAACCAGCCTAATGAGGTGGGATTGGAAGATGGACAAGAGAGCAAGAGCAGAGTGCAAAGATCTATAAGCTTTAAGTGGGGAGGCACAACTAGAAGGCaaagagcaaaaagaataaaacttaatttaggatgaaacaagagaaaaataccTGTGTAAATTGATAGAAAATCCAAACAGAAGAATGGTTTTAAGAACACAGCCTTTTCAATCACATGTATTAGTACAATATGAATAAAGGTTATCAGTGACAGTTAATGTGCAGATAGCAAGAATTGATTATCAAAAGATTATTCATTATCAATGGCAAAGAGATgctattaaaagttttaaattattgttcTTAATTAGCTTAAAGTTTGACATCtcattttcttatgaaaataattattaattattaataataaattaataatcgTACATTACTAATTTATAAAATTCAGATATCAGTTTTTTGGAATAAGCAGTGACCAGAATAGTGAGGTTTAGTTTGATCTAGCTGCTCTCtttaaatgacttttatttttaacctctaaatattttcttaactcTGAAAGTTGcaaatgcatatgaaaatatCACACAGTTGTGATATTTTTCTTGACACTCTGAAGATAACATTCAAATCATAAAGATCTTTCAAAGACTGCTAAGTTGCAAAAATGGTGTCCTAAACAGTGGGTTCTGTAGCTGAGAGAGCTTGTTGATGAGGTGCATGTTCACTTTTTaacttcaggggaaaaaatgacCTTAAAAAGTTATTGCTAACAAGCAATGAtgtttaaatacatattaaaaaaagggtAGCTAAAtctaaatatgtatacatttcttACATGCACAGTGattctttatgaaaaataatttagtataGTGCTTTACTTAATTATATGGACATACTTTTATTAACATAGCAGAATAATTTGtgatttatattaatatatttgttacCTGACTATGTAAATTTAATACAATTTCCTTCTAACAATTATTACAATGCTCTCTGTtgattaaataaacataaatagcAAAGACTATCTTTGAAACTCCAGCGAATGACCACTAACAACTTTGTTACATTATTAAGGTGAGACATGCTTAGAGCAGTGGTTCTAAAACTTCAGTATGCATCATAATTTTCTAGAGGCCTTGCTAAAACATAAGTTTTTTGGCTCCACTCCCACATATTCTAATTCACAATGTCTGACAGGCCTCAAAATGTGCATTTCTAAAACTTTCCCTGGTGATGTTTATGATGCTGGTCTtaggacaaaatatttttcttaactaGCTTAAAGTTctatatctcatttttaaaattataaattattaatttttaaagttcagaCATCAGTTTTTTGGAATAAGCAGTGTCCAGAACAGTGAGGTTTAGTTTGATCAACAACATTTTGAAAGCCATGCTGCTGATGGAAGGAATGAAGTGAACAATGTATATCACTTGGTCTAATCTTCACAGATACTCTATAAATGTGAGAATCCTTCATCAGAGTCAATTATAGACCTAGCGAGAAAATAAATAAGACGAAAATAGGCAGTTTACTGAGTTATATTTCATTACTTCTTTCCAGTAaggcaaataatttaattttatatttaaaagagatTATAATAAACTAACAATTCTGAGGTTGCTCAAGTAAGAATCCTATGGTATACCGAAGCTAtccttaaagtatttttttcttgggACTACACATGATGGATAAAATTTACATAATGTTCAAGGAGTGTCAGCTATAAATCTCCTTTCTATTCTCATTTAGGAAACACACCAGAAAAAAATAGTCATGCTACTACAATAGCAATATTGAATCTACTTTAATTTAAACAATTATTTGtagatttcattattttcatatttgtttcaaTCAATCTATTTTCTAGATAGTCATAATAAATGACTGAATGTAGGAAAACTAatgctagaaagaaagaaaagatacatCTAGGAAGTCAAGGTAATTTAAAGTTTCTGTAcgagattaaaatatttttttaacttaaaaaaacagTATCCCAAATTTACTTGGGAAATATAATCTTTTTGCTAATGTGTACCTTTTCTTTGGAGTTTTaaagttcttaaatatttatacCTTCTGCTCCTGGAAGAAGCAAAAAACTTTTTGTATGAAAAGAGatactacattttgtttttagttcaaGTTTCACAATATGTAAATAAGATCCAGCTGTAATGAAAGGTCAGAGGAGACAATATCATTGtaggaagaaagcaagaaaaagagacCAGAAATTTGAGTACTGTagtcaatttcattttatatggCATTCAATGAACATATACTGTGCGGTGAGCAAAAGTTGATGAGTTGAGTCAATTGTTCTCAAAGTTTGTCTTGTTCAAGTTTTTAGTTCAAGATTCACAATACGTAAATAAGATCCAGGTATAATGAAAGGTCAAAGGAGACAATATAATTGTAGGAAGAATGCAAGAAAAAGAGACCAGAAATTTGAGTACTATAGTCAATATCATTTTATATGGCATTCAATGAACATATACTGTGCGGTGAGCAAAAGATGATGAGTTGAGTCAATTGTTTTCAAAGTTTGTCTTAGTTCAAACTAGCTAGGTAAGCTTCCAGTGTTTAAAAGTAATTATCTATCTTTAAGATTATAGCATGGCCCTTAAAACAGTCAACTAGTTTACTTAGCTCAACAAAATGACTTCAATGTTGGAGTAAAACCAGGTTGTTGGGCTTGCTGAGAAATAATATGGCTTTGTACAATATTTAAGGCTGATTAAAAGATTTCCAAATGCCTTTTCACTTTATGAAAAGTCTCACCTTGTTTGCTAACATTTAGAAGTCAACATTCTTTTGCATTAAAATGGTTCTCTTTATACATAGActtgtttttcatattattttatttctttatttcattaattttataatcaaattatCAAACAAAAAACCTGGAAACTCAGATGAGTAAATTACTTTTTAGAAGAGATTTTCATGAGACTACTTATCTTCATATTCTGCTCATATAATTAGCATTATCTTATTTCTAACTTCAGgaaaaggtgaaaaaatattgacatttctataaataattagcatatacattattcattttcagtatcatataaaaacaacaatgaaagggTGTTGGCTATGTATGCCTTTCAATctacatagaaaaaaatgtgttactCATTTCCTCAAAAGTTATACAgagatatggaaaaaatgtttggGAACTTTAATCTACAACAGGGTGATTACAATTAATAATACTGTGTTATATACCTGCAATTTGCTAAGACAGCAGATCTCAAATGTTCTCAACACACATCAACAAAAAGATAGATATGTGAGGCAATGAACACAGGTTAATTAGCTTAACTGTGGgaatcatttcacaatgtgtgtgtgtttctgtgcacgtataaaatcaaaacatcacatagtaCATCATAAATATATgccctttttgttatttatacctcaataaagctgtggTTAAAAAAATATGAGGTTGAAAGGTAATCTAATTTGATATTGTTCTGAAAGGCTACTGTCTGATCAGTGAACTGATTAATATATGACCAACCTTTTTTTGATCTAGGCACTgtggagttttattttattttgttatgtggTTGTAACATTTACTCAATACAATGGCTACCCTAAAACAATCTATACATTGGATTCTTGATATATTATTATTCAGGCTGTGCTTCAACATGCTAATTTAGAACAAAGGAAACACAGTCCTTCTTTAGGCTTATAAGTACTATTTGCAAATGGCTTATagcaaaatgattttataaaatctaaaaatttgttttttgtccTGAGATGTGATAATTCTCAGTGGTGGCCTTTTAATGAAAGCATCCATATTGAAAACATGTAACTATTATATCTGAGGTTTCCTTTCTGCAAACTGAATTCAAAACAGTCATATGTGATAAAGTGAGAGAAACATTAAATAGGTGAGGTAAGGGAAGTGGCATGAGCAGAACTGCTTAGaagggagaaaaattaaaatatataatatataataaaatataatatatattattataattattatttaaggtATTGCATTTTGTCATCTCATATCAGCCTCACTAGTTTTTAAAATTGGGGGACAACTGGGCAAAAGAAATGGTTATAGTACTTCTTAGAAGCAAGAAAAATGGGCACAGAACTTCTTATCACCTTGAGATAAGCTTAACAaaatagatatacacacatatttggAAGCTATGACATACTGTACATTGAATTAAATAACTTGCTTTCCGCAGGTTTTCTCATAGAAAGACTGATTTTAATTCTACTAATCTCTCACTTTGTTATCAGATTTTTTTGTTCCTGATTTGTAATTTAATTATCTAATAGTCCATCATTATTCATATATTATATGAATATCAGCTTTTATTCTTATGtctcctgaattttttttctcagatttccATTTGTAGAAAGAAGGCAATGATATTTGCTACCCTTCTAATAAGTTGAGAGTATTAACACAATAAAGCATTTTTGGTTAACTAAATCTCACAACATTCTTAATGCTAGTATGATAACATTATATGTCACATAAACTTACAATGCACTAAAACACTTATTTCTCTTTTACACTCTATTGGGGAGCTAAGTATGAACACCATTATTTAGCTGCATAATTcagtaataaaagaaatattgatattagaagttttaatttatggtgtctttctttaaatatatcagtagatattctttatttaaatagttaACATTTCTATCTTGTGTAAAACAGAGGATATGTGATTTATTACTTCTCTTTTTAtaagtgaagaaatagaagaaccAATAAATTCTTTACTAATCCAGAGCCACAGTGTAAATCAACAGAAAATTCCAGAAGGAAATTCAGACCTGTAGACACCAATTCTGACCTTAATCTGttaatctaatattttatattttaagtttgtaAAGCACCCTATTCAGACATAGGAAGGATATTTGTACTTGGCTTAAATGTGTTAGAACACATAGGACCTTAGAATCACTCTTAATACATAGCTCAACAAATACTGCGTACTACTACCTATACCGACACACATATCTAAAGTCACCTCTGTTGTGAACTGGAGTCAAACTAATTATAAAAACTGATTAGTTCTATTATAAGCACCATAGAATTGAAGCTATATGGTTTCTGAGTGTATGTAGTTAATTTGAAGATACCTGAAGAATGCATCATGTCAGCAACAACCTTAAAAATTTAAGAGATTTATGAAGCAGTAGCAATTTTGGAGACAACAATTGCCAAGAACAAAGCCTTGGGCATTACTACATAACCTCTCAATAGGTAGACTGGGAAAAGAATGTGAGAAGCTTAAAAATATCTTGTGAAGAATAAAAGTAGCTTTTACTTTAAGTCCAATGGAAAATAGCAATGTAATTATGTACTTGAGTAAAGATGAAAATATACAAACAAGTGTCCATAAGTACTTGTGGTAAGGAGTTCAAATCAGTAAGTCAAATaagtttatattgtttatttttttcagggcAAGCACCAAACTCCAGGCCTTGCATGTATTTGGCAAGCACTTTGCTGCTAAGTTAAATCCCCAAACCCAactatatcaatttttaaattcctaTAACAACCATGCACTAAAAATATAGCAGTGAAAAAAGTagcagcctattttttttttccttgttaggATGGAAATAAGACAAGACACGTTGAAATAGGGAAACTCAAAGATGCAATGTCCCAGTCAACTTGTCAGTGTTCTGCTATACACTTTGTTATCAGATTTTTTATTAACTAAACTTGACCTGTTAGGTGAAAAACACTTTTGGTTTATTTTCGAACAGAAATAACAGAGGacttaaaaataatcagaagcctaatttttaaaaacttcaaaaaagaaGTACATTTAAACTTTGCCATTAAAAGAAGGCAAAACTCCAGAAATGCaaagaacctaaaaaaaaaccaaaacacttctttaaaaatataagcttTTAATATATACACTAAGCTGaaacattttattctatattgagttttttttttaaaaaaaaacaaaaacataattttaagtgtgtgtgtgtgtgtgttttataataCTGATCTGAAACCTCAGAGCCAGGAATTTAATCTCTATTTCAGAACATCCAGACTATGAtgcttaagaataaaaataaggcaGTTCACTATTCAAAGAAGGCCTATCTAGTCTACTACATTTGACactgagaaatgaaaacagagtccATTTCTTGAACAGAACAAATTATACCTCAAAAATGGAGCATAAAGGTATGGATTGGGTTCTTTAGATGAGGACTATATGCAACTGAAAAGTGACTTTATTAGGGCAGAAGACAGGATGCgagtaaaaaggaagaaattggtTGCCCCTATTGgcattaaaaaattctgttttcttgtcAGAACGGATAGAAATGACTATTTCTATtgattcatacacacacacacacacacacttacacatatATGTTCACTGCTGAGGCTgtttatttataacttttttccttctatatGCTTAGactcataatttttaatatttaaatatttaatccacCTATAGcttaattttttgttatataatCAACCATTTCCACCAAAATGGatagtcactttttaaaataccttttattaAATGATCCTCCTTTCTCCCAGTGATTTTTGAAAATCAGATTTACAAATGTTAAGTTCTAATATAACACATAGGCATGTTAATGAAATACCATTTGGTTGTATTTATGTACTAATTCATTTTCTtgtaatgtatgaaatattttaatcactGTGCCTGTTCCATTTTCACATCTAATAGAATGAAGCCCTCTCATTGTTTCACTATAAACCAACTCTCCCATAGTCCACTagctatttttataaatttgctcTTATTAAAGGACATTTGGAATTGCCTTTGTATATTCCTCTCCTCCAAAAATTGTGGATTATATTAAATTAATCAATAATTTAAGGCATATAATTTCAAATGAACAATTGTGTCTAAGAACATGTTATGTTGTCCTAATCATTCAAGTTATATTTTGTGTTCAcctagaatatttatttatttctggtaaatttcttaaggttagttttaggtattgtgaagtttccttttttttttttcttgctattgtaaatgaattctttattgtattttctatTGGCCTGCTACTAATTTAGGTAATATCAGTATGTGAAttgccataaaataaaatatagccaCCAAATCATTCAAATCCTTTTTCAATTGATTCTTTTGGGTTTTATCACAGGAAATCTTACGTTTAAATGCAGTCTGGTTTCTTCTTTATAATATTCAGATGTCTTCTCTTGTATTGATATATTGAGATGGACAAACTTTTAATGGTGACAGTAACTATCTGTTATTTCTAACTTCAATAAGAATTCATCTCCTCTATTGCTTCagactttttatatttgttgtttttttaaatgaagttgaatattttatttcttattttgttgcaTGCTGCTGTTTCAGTGTATAAAAATCACACCAGTAAATGCAGTACATTATAAAACTAAGACAGTACTGTTCTTCTGACACTGTACAACACTCACTTTTCTCCATGCCCAGTTTTTTCCAATGGAAGATCATTAAGTATATTGACCCAGATCCAGGGATGGATGTAAGCAAGTTACAATATTATATTAGGCTTATAGTAAGACTATCCTTGAATTACATACTTTTTATAAGTAGTTTTTACCACAGATAATTTCATAAATTCTGATATCAGCCTAGTACCTACTCTAAAAATCATAAGGAATTGTAAAAAAGATGCATATTGTTTTTATCTGCAGTCATTGGGAAGTTAAGGGGTATCTTCTTCAAGTAGCAGTGTTGAGAGTAGGTTTTTAAATCTTATATCCACCACTAATTTAAGACAACTCCTGCAGTTATTCCACACTAGTTTATTTAGGATGCCATTTTTACTCCTCAATAGATTTTACATATTTCTCATATGCTTCTTCGCTCATTAGGTCATCTAGTTCTGAAGAGTCACTCAGTGTCATCTTTATCAGCCAATCATCTTTATAACAAGATTTGTTCACAAGCCTTGGGTTTTTTGCAAGTGCCTCATTAATTTCAGTTACTTCTCCTGATAGAGGAGAATAGAGTTCACTGGCAGCTTTCACATTTTCCAAAGCACCAAACTCATcttgttttttcaattttgtccCAACTTCAGGCAGACTACAATAAACAACATCTCCCAGAGCTTCCTGTGCAAAATTGCTGATTCCCACTGTTCCAATACCATTTTCTATAGTTATCCATTCCTGTTTCTCTGTGAATTTAGGGAAGGAGAGCAGAGCAGGTCCCATGCACAGCTTCAGAACAGCGCCCATCCTCACCCTCCAGGGCCTAGGCAGGCAGAGCACAGAGGGCGCAGGAGTTGCATGCAGGCTGCAGGCCACAGTTAGCAAGCTCTGCATGCTCGCAGCACCATATTGGCAAGGGTACAGAGGGTTGCTAACGGCGCCTCTGCCCTATTTGTTGgtttttgtgattaaaaatttttatcatgtttacaattttaaaaaattctaattcacTATGTGTTTTTCCAGAAAAATTATactgaattttatacttttttggcTTACACGCAGATGATtgtattatttttgtgatttacCTAATAATGATACAAATGGAATTAGAGGGTGTCTAAAATTACTGTCcttgaattcttaaaataaatcttacttGGTGAATGATGtgtattaaataaaaacttgttgCTGTTTCatgtttttgtatattattttactatttctaCATATAATCTTCATATGTTATTAGGCCTATAGTCTCCTtgttatctttatttcattttggaatTAAGGGTTTGTTACCTTTATAGAAGGaattgggattttatttttaatcctgtgTCATGATATAGCTTAAATAACAGAGGAGTAAGACAGGAATTACCTGTTCATTAAAGTTTTGATTGAACTTACTCATGACACCCCCACACTTCCTTCTTTCAACTCTCCAactctttctcctttcatttcctaATACATTGCAATAGCTACTTTATTAATTGACAGATGCTGGAAATCAAGGTactactgaaatttatttttactttaatttgaaTAAAAGTAAGTTAAATACATAATTATAGGATGTAACACTGACATGTGCATCTCCTCTTCCTAACCATCTAAAGTGTATTTTGATGTAGAACCATTGTTTGAGTTTGTATAGAGCAGAGGTGAGGCCAATTGTATATGCATAGcacaaaatcaaaacaatgtTTCCATTGCTCTTTTTAAACCAAAGATACCTCTCAGTAAAGAAGTGTCAGTTGCCTTATCACTTACAATGATTTCCATATTATATtgcagtctttttattttatttttatctaatgaCATTATTTGATCAAGTCTCATTAGCTTAAAAAATGTTTGCATTAGTGTTGTTTGGCTGCAGTGAATGCCTGTCAGAATGATTAATAGAAAGCAGTATGACATGTGATTACATTGTGAATATTAGGATATAATTGTaggatgaaagaaaataacaagttttCGAATGTCAGGAAAATGGGTACTTGAGGTTTACAATAACATTTTTAGTAAcactttcaaagtaaaaaattttaaatgctgtgTCTtcataactaaataataatatgaaCCCCTAGCTCACACCATCTACAGAAATTAACTCAATATGGATCGAGGACTTAaatataagagctaaaactatacaTTGCTTAAACAGTTTGAttccttaaaatacaaaacatagaATTACTGTATTATCCAGCACTTCCAGATATATAATTGAAGGAACTAAAAGcaaaagtttgaaaattatttatatatatatataaataattttcaaacttttgctttgagattatatatatatatatatatatatatatatatatatatatatatatatatatatctcaaagttCATTGAAGCACTATTCCCAATaggaaaaagatggaaagaatcTG
Coding sequences within it:
- the LOC114088166 gene encoding glycine cleavage system H protein, mitochondrial-like; protein product: MLMRIMQSLLTVACSLHATPAPSVLCLPRPWRVRMGAVLKLCMGPALLSFPKFTEKQEWITIENGIGTVGISNFAQEALGDVVYCSLPEVGTKLKKQDEFGALENVKAASELYSPLSGEVTEINEALAKNPRLVNKSCYKDDWLIKMTLSDSSELDDLMSEEAYEKYVKSIEE